The following proteins come from a genomic window of Melospiza georgiana isolate bMelGeo1 chromosome 3, bMelGeo1.pri, whole genome shotgun sequence:
- the SRF gene encoding serum response factor, which produces MLPSQAGAGNGAAAALARGSGLGRSPVPRGANGGGAAAGAPGGCLKREALYSGSEGDSESAEEEELGGERRGVKRGLAEAAAAAAAAGPAAGAAAAAAYSGGGGGGAVSGAKPGKKTRGRVKIKMEFIDNKLRRYTTFSKRKTGIMKKAYELSTLTGTQVLLLVASETGHVYTFATRKLQPMITSETGKALIQTCLNSPDSPPRSDPTTDQRMSATGFEETDLTYQVSESDSSGETKDALKPAFTVTNLPGTTSIQTAPTTSTSMQVSSGPSFPITNYLAPVSASISPNAVTSANGTVLKTTGASAVTSGGLMPIPTGFTLMSGGTMAQQVPVQAIQVHQAPQQTSPSSDSSTDLTQTSSSGTVTLPATIMTSSVPTTVGGHMMYPSPHAVMYAPTSGLADGGLAVLNAFPQAPSAMQVSHGQVQDQGGVPQVFLTAPSGTVQIPVSAVQLHQMAVIGQQSSSGSSLTELQVVNLDTSHSVKSD; this is translated from the exons ATGTTGCCGAGCCAGGCCGGGGCCGGGAacggcgccgccgccgcgctggCCCGCggctctgggctgggccggTCGCCGGTGCCGCGTGGGGCGAacggcggcggggcggcggcgggggcgccCGGGGGCTGCCTGAAGCGGGAGGCGCTGTACAGCGGCAGCGAGGGCGACTCGGAGTCGgccgaggaggaggagctgggcgGCGAGCGGCGCGGCGTGAAGCGTGGCCTGGCCgaagcggcggcggcggcagcggcggcggggcccgcggcgggagcggcggcggcggccgcctacagcggcggcgggggcggcggggccgtgaGCGGCGCCAAGCCCGGGAAGAAGACGCGGGGCCGGGTGAAGATCAAGATGGAGTTCATCGACAACAAGCTGCGGCGCTACACCACCTTCAGCAAGAGGAAGACCGGCATCATGAAGAAG GCCTACGAGCTCTCCACGCTGACTGGCACTCAagtcctgctgctggtggccagCGAGACGGGCCATGTGTACACGTTTGCCACACGGAAGCTGCAGCCCATGATCACCAGCGAGACGGGGAAGGCGCTGATCCAGACGTGCCTCAACTCCCCGGACTCGCCGCCGCGCTCGGACCCCACCACTGACCAGCGCATGAGTGCCACTGGCTTTGAGGAGACGGACCTCACCTACCAGGTGTCCGAGTCTGACAGCAGCGGGGAGACCAAG GACGCCCTGAAACCCGCGTTCACTGTCACCAACCTGCCGGGAACAACGTCCATCCAGACAGCCCCGACCACCTCGACCTCCATGCAGGTCAGCAGTGGCCCGTCATTCCCCATCACCAATTACCTGGCGCCAGTGTCTGCCAGCATCAGCCCCAATGCCGTCACCAGTGCCAACGGGACAGTGCTGAAGACTACTGGAGCCAGTGCAGTGACGTCTGGGGGCCTCATGCCGATACCCACTGGCTTCACCCTCATGTCAG gTGGTACCATGGCGCAGCAGGTTCCAGTCCAGGCAATCCAGGTGCACCAGGCCCCGCAGCAAACGTCTCCCTCTagtgacagcagcactgacctTACCCAGACCTCTTCCAGCGGAACAG TGACCCTCCCAGCGACCATCATGACGTCGTCGGTGCCAACCACGGTGGGCGGCCACATGATGTACCCCAGCCCGCACGCGGTGATGTACGCGCCCACCTCGGGCCTGGCCGACGGCGGGCTCGCCGTGCTCAACGCTTTCCCGCAGGCGCCCTCCGCCATGCAGGTGTCCCACGGACAGGTCCAGGATCAGG GTGGCGTCCCCCAGGTGTTCCTGACAGCCCCATCAGGCACGGTTCAGATCCCAGTCTCAGCTGTCCAGCTTCACCAG ATGGCTGTCATcgggcagcagagcagcagtggcagcagcctgACGGAGCTGCAGGTGGTCAACTTGGACACCTCACACAGCGTCAAGAGTGACTGA